GGAAGGAGGATATAACGATGCACGACCGCCACGGCCGGCGCTGCGACTTCAACGTCTTCTCCGCCACGCTCGGCGCCTCCAGGCTCCACCGCTTCCGCTACTCGCGCCTGAAGACCACGGACGACACGCTGCGCTGCCTGCTATCCGTGGCCGTCGCGAACGGCGGCTTCGCCAGGAAGGCGCTCACCGACAACATGTCGTCCCTGGTCACCATCTCGAACGGCCGCAGAAGGCGCTCCGAGCGAGCGTGGCGCTTCGCGAAGGAGGCGGGGTTCGAGATCGAGCTCGCGAAGGTCCGCACGCCGCAGACCAAGGGCAAGGACGAGTCAGCCAACCGGTTCCTCACGCGCCTGGCGGTCTACGAGGGCGACTTCGAGGACGAGGCCGACCTGGTCGCGGCCATCGCGCATAGAGGCGCGCTGCAACGCCGAGCCCGACGAGACCACGGGCGTGCCACCCGCCGTCCTGTTCATGCGCGACGAGAAGGACGCGCTGCTGCCGATCGGCAACCTCCGGCACCTCGAGGAGATGGTCGGGGACGTGAGCGTGCAGACGGTGCCGCCCACCATGCTCGTGCGCGCGTGCGGCCGCGAGTAGTCGGTGCCGAGGCGCTGCATTGGGCACGCGGTCAAGGTCTTCGCCATGCCGTCGGGCCAGATCGCCGTCACCCCGAGCTCGCCGAGCGGCTGCTCGCCGGGACGCTCTTCGAGTTCACCTGTCCCGAGTGCGGGTACTCCGCGAGCCTGAGGTCGCCCTGCCTCTACCTCGACCCTGAGCACGGCGCGTGCGTCTACCTGGTGGTGAACGAGGAGATGGCGCAGAGGGCCGCGGGGATGTTCACGGAGCTCGACGGCGAGGACAGCGCCATCGGGCACAGCGAGAAGAGGATCGTCTTCGACCGGCAAGATCTGAAGGGCGTTGCCGTCGCGCTCGCCAACGGCCTCGACGACCGTGTTGTTGAGATCCTGAAGACGGCGGTCGCGGGCACGGCCAGGCAGCAGGGCGGCGTGGCGCCCGGCGGGGAGTGCGAGGTCGACCTCGTCGGAACGGAGGACGGCGACCTGCTGTTCAGCGTTGTGGCGGATGGCAACAGTCTCACAGCAGCGCTCCCGCGCGGCGCGTACGGCCTCTACGCCGACGCGCTCGCAAGGTCGTCGATGGCGGGCGACCAGCCCCTCGTCGTCGACCGCGCCTGGGCCGAGAGGGCGGTCGACGCCTTCTCCGAAGAGGGGATCCTGTAGCGTCGCCAGAGGACCGCGCTTGTACGTCTGGGGGCTCGGCGCTACAATATCAATTGATGGGCCCGTGCCGACCTCTGATTCAAGTCACCGGGCCTCAATTTGTATCTTGGGGAGTTTGCGGGGGCCTATATTGGGCGGACACGGCGACAGCGTCCAATGGGCGAAGCGGTGGCTCTCGGAAGAGAGGCTTGAACCCTATCTGCGTCGCTGCGACGGGGACATCGGCCGTGCGATAGAGCTCTACGAGTGGAACATCTCACTCGGCGAGGTCCTCATGAGGGACGTCTCGCACTTCGAGGTCGCAATCCTGAACTCCTACGACCGGGTCATGGCCGAAAGCTGGGGCGGGGCAAAGCATTGGCTCCTCGACGAAGAATCTCCCGCAAGGCGACCAGTCATGAGGAGCGCCGCTCGCGGTCAGCTCGACGTCAACCGCATCAACAGGAAGATCATCGACGACGCCGTCGCGCGCCTCCGCCCGGGATTCACTTCGGGGTCCCTCGTCGCCTCGCTCACGCTGGGGTTCTGGGTGCACCTCTCCGACCGCAGCCGCGAGGCGGTGATCCGGCGCACCGGTCTGTAAAGGGCTTGGCCCAGGGGCACGAACCGTGCGGAGCTCGAGCGCTCGCTCGACGCCATACTGAAGCTCCGCAACCGCATCGCGCACAACGAGCGCCTCTTCGACCCGTCGAGGCCGGAGCTTTCCCCGCTCCGGGTGGAAGCCGACCTCGTTCGGCTATTCGCCGCGCTCTGCCCGGAGGCGGAAGCAAAGGTGAATGGCGGTTCAGCAAGCACCCCCGTCGAGGCGTTCCTCCAGAAGAGCCCCGCACCTGCCGTTGTCATGCTATAGGACACGCAGTGCATGCACTCGCGCGGGGGGAAGGGCGGCCTCCGGGCCGCTTTTTCGTGCCCAAAACGAGTAAAAACCACCGCGAAAACGGGGTCGGTGCCGATTTGTTATCCCCCTATCCTGAACTGGGCCTTGGCGATTTCAACCCGCGAAAACGGCCGTGATTCGGGATTCATTCGAATCACCCCGAAATCGGCGGTTTTCGGCTTTGGGAATTGTTGCAGGTGGCTTTGCGAGGCCGTCAACTTCTGCATGGTCTGCCACCTTTGGTCATACCGTGCCGAACCGTGTCACCGTCGGAGAATGATTCGAATCAAAATCGCAGTTCAAAGCTCGAAAGAAGACCCCCGAAAACGGCTGTTTCCGAGGGTCTTTCCAAGCTGTCATTCCCGAAAGTTTCCAGCGGCTTGGCGCTTCCTGCAACGGTTTGCTCCGTCATGCGCCGCCGTGAATGACTGCGGGTGGCTTTCTAAAATCTGGGTTCGGTCATTCCCACTCAATAGTTAAAAACTATCTCCAGTTTGTTCCAGTTTGCCGCAGTTTGTTCCAGTACGTCCCATTTGCATCCAGTCTCAAAAATTGCCGCGAATCCATGGGGTCAAATCTGGGTCACGGCTTTTCGGGTCATTCGAGTCGTTTTCGTGGGTCACGGTGGGTCACGGCAAACTGCGAGAAGTAGCTAATGATCGCATGGACATTATATTTCAAGGGAGGGTAGGATAGAGGAAACTCCGCAAAGCCCTCCCTTAGCAAGTTAGAACAGAGACCTTAGATTTTCCTTCGCTCATCCTAGAGAAAGCTTATGTTGTTTGGTTTGGTTGCGGTAGTTGCAAAGGCAGTCATAGCAATACGTGTCTCCATCGAACGTGCAGGTCGAAACGATTCCGCTTTCGGTAAGCGGCTCGGGTATCGCGAGCGCGAGGTGGAGAAGCGCGAGGCGGTCGCGGTCGCTGAGCCTGCGACTCCCGTGACAGCGACTGCCCCCGCGACAGCCACTGCGGCACCTGCAGGCGCGGCGAGTGCGGTCGCAAGCGGCGCGGCCATTCGCATCTCCAACAGGAAGAAATAACGAAAGCGATTCCCAAAAAAGAGGGGGCAGAACGTCCAGTGAGCTGCACCCCAATACTTGGACGGCTCAAATAAAGACTACGCCACCAGGGACTGGCTCCGGAACTCCTCCAGGGTCAGTCCCTTCAGTTTAACCCGGCGCCTCCTCGTGTTCCAATGGATGATATAGGCGTCGAGGTCCGCCTTGAAGGACTCGAAGTCGGGCCACGTCCTTCCCCGGAAGAGCTCGTCTTTGATGTGACCGAACACCTGCTCAGTCGCGCCGTTGTCGAAAACCCCGCAAGCGGCGCAAAACCCGCAAAACCAAAGGCAGGCAACGCTCATCGACGCTATTGTTGCTGTTCAACCATTATTTCAAGCGTATGCAGGTATTCCGAATCATCATCTGAAACGTATTCGCTCACGTGCCAAAACTCCAATAATTTGCCGCGAGGGGCAAGCGAGTGACTTTGCATGAAAGCACTCATTTCTTCAAAAGCAGCTGGTGTCAGTTGAGCCGGGCCTCTCACCGTGCGACAAAGATACGTGCCCTCGGGAAGAACAAGGGCATCATGATACTCAGCCTTCTCAATAGCCAACAGTGCTTTTTCGGGAACAAAGCAATCGTCATACCGTAGGCGAGTATAGTCCATGACGAAACACGGGATGCTATGAAGCGAGTCTATATTTATTCCCAGTTCGTGAGCTTTCTTGATTGCGTAGTACGGCAGTGGATCGGCGTCTATGTCCGAATCCTCGCTGATAACGATGTAATGGCGAGCGCCCCTATGTCTCAGCCTCGGCTCGCTGTCGCTACTCGCAAGGACGGCATCGGTCGTACTTCTCAGGCACTGCTCGATTTTTCGACGTCTTAACAAAAGTTTACTTATTGTTTCATCGATTCGATCCATCTCCTTGTTAAAGAGTTCGATGGTCTTTTCGAGGCCGTGCGACGAAAGATAGTCGCGTATGTCGCTCAAGGTGAAATTCATTTCGAGCATCGACATAACGATATTGAGGCGAGCGAACTCAACTTCGCCATATACGCGATAGGAGTTCCGCTCCCTCCTGGGCGTTATCAGTCCAACGCTCTCGTAATACCTTAGCGTGTCGGAACTAACGCCGTAGAGTTGGGCGGTCTGCTTAATATTCAGTGGCAACTTCTCGTTCATCGCCGACCCCGTCGCTCGAAGGATTCGCTACCCGCAACACTATAAACCTTAGACCGACTCCAAAGCCAATTCAAGCTATTTGATGCCATTTGAAGGAATTGGGCCTCATAAAATGACTCGTTTTCACATTATTAATCGCTTGACATTGGAATCCCTCAAGACTTTACCATTCCCTGTGGCGAGCCAAAGAAAACATTGTGCGCATTCATGATTCGAAAGGAATGGAAGTAATTATGCAGGCAGAAACCAGAACGGGAGTGATGCAGAGCGTCACCCTCGAAAGCGGAGTCGAAGCCTTCTTGGGAATCCCCTATGCAAAGCAACCTACTGGCGAGCTACGCTGGAAAGCTCCTGTCAGGTTGGAGGACTCGGACGAGCATCGGATTTGCGACTCGTTCGGTCACTCGGCATGCCAGTTCAAAGACGAGGTTGAACCAGCCTCCCTGCACGAGCAGGGCGAAGATTGCCTCTCCCTCAATATTTGGGTCAATGGGGCTGGGAAAACCAACCTCCCCGTCATGGTTTACATTCACGGAGGTGCCTACTTTTCCGGCGGATCCGCCGATCCCCTTTACAACGGCGAGCATTTCGCCCAAAGCAAAGACGTGGTGATCGTCTCCATCAACTACCGTCTTAACGTGTTCGCCTCGATTGCACTCGACTGCCTACCCGGTGGCGAAGAGTATAAGGAGTCTGGCTACCTCGCGATTCTCGACCAAATCAAGGCTCTCGAGTGGATTAAGGAGAACATCGCCGCCTTCGGAGGAAATCCGGACTGCATCACGCTGTTCGGCGAATCGGCAGGATCGTCTAGTCAAGCCCTTCTCGCTATCCTTCCCCAGGCGAACACGCTCTTCCAGCGCGCCATCCTTGAATCCGGCCCCATACA
This genomic stretch from Denitrobacterium detoxificans harbors:
- a CDS encoding CpXC domain-containing protein; translation: MERNIMGELDMYRQLGTKPSFTEIGKRYGLDRHTVAKYWNSGGQLEDARRERASGFDQVRDIIEEKAKLPGSKVRPIHEYLLHRRPNLELPGYTTLVHYMHKHDIVCGIPDEGSEPHPRYETPAGKQLQFDWKEDITMHDRHGRRCDFNVFSATLGASRLHRFRYSRLKTTDDTLRCLLSVAVANGGFARKALTDNMSSLVTISNGRRRRSERAWRFAKEAGFEIELAKVRTPQTKGKDESANRFLTRLAVYEGDFEDEADLVAAIAHRGALQRRARRDHGRATRRPVHARREGRAAADRQPPAPRGDGRGRERADGAAHHARARVRPRVVGAEALHWARGQGLRHAVGPDRRHPELAERLLAGTLFEFTCPECGYSASLRSPCLYLDPEHGACVYLVVNEEMAQRAAGMFTELDGEDSAIGHSEKRIVFDRQDLKGVAVALANGLDDRVVEILKTAVAGTARQQGGVAPGGECEVDLVGTEDGDLLFSVVADGNSLTAALPRGAYGLYADALARSSMAGDQPLVVDRAWAERAVDAFSEEGIL
- a CDS encoding IS3 family transposase, which translates into the protein MSVACLWFCGFCAACGVFDNGATEQVFGHIKDELFRGRTWPDFESFKADLDAYIIHWNTRRRRVKLKGLTLEEFRSQSLVA
- a CDS encoding MerR family transcriptional regulator; this translates as MNEKLPLNIKQTAQLYGVSSDTLRYYESVGLITPRRERNSYRVYGEVEFARLNIVMSMLEMNFTLSDIRDYLSSHGLEKTIELFNKEMDRIDETISKLLLRRRKIEQCLRSTTDAVLASSDSEPRLRHRGARHYIVISEDSDIDADPLPYYAIKKAHELGINIDSLHSIPCFVMDYTRLRYDDCFVPEKALLAIEKAEYHDALVLPEGTYLCRTVRGPAQLTPAAFEEMSAFMQSHSLAPRGKLLEFWHVSEYVSDDDSEYLHTLEIMVEQQQ